A stretch of the Papaver somniferum cultivar HN1 chromosome 6, ASM357369v1, whole genome shotgun sequence genome encodes the following:
- the LOC113290500 gene encoding UBP1-associated protein 2C-like, with protein MAKKQRFEDDSEDTESETDSYSEEEGITKLLEPFTRQQLISIIRSISTKNTEIISEIQQLADQNPSHLKIFIHGLSLDTTPDNLRQIFSSYGEIEDCNVVIDNKGKFISSRRCYGFILYKHRKSVIKALKEPIKKIGNRITACNLASSGPIHIPQWAMREEILQRKIFVGNVNNSHFEITAEKLYKFFSKYGEIEEGPFGFDKHTGEPKGYALFIYETVDGVRKALEEPVKNFNGHPLYCEIATCCYTNKQKLGSYEKQKYGSDSGSTESLTPKSDLYNAPKRPGAGRKRVGGFGMRNQKSGPRSENLTTKNDGYNAPMIPGAGRRPRVGDFGMKNRVGPGSETRRYQVSNSGQVGPSGHGHVMRPALVRTGRCRIGNLRHGKLEVMNIFKHIVPLNNALLRLLVPVTFEPMFKLRSTECIGSVLPIIDALSKKTEGSEETHICTINDNYTFLTPDIGIFAMGLASSTMEALTVDSLK; from the exons ATGGCGAAGAAACAAAGATTTGAAGATGATTCAGAAGATACAGAATCAGAAACCGATTCATATTCCGAAGAAGAAGGCATAACAAAACTTCTTGAACCATTTACTAGACAACAATTAATTTCCATTATTCGTTCAATCTCAACAAAAAACACAGAAATCATTTCAGAAATTCAACAACTCGCAGATCAAAATCCATCTCATCTTAAAATTTTCATCCATGGACTTAGCTTAGATACCACACCAGATAATCTCAGACAGATTTTTTCAAGTTACGGAGAAATTGAAGATTGTAATGTTGTTATTGATAACAAAGGGAAATTCATCTCTTCAAGACGTTGTTATGGATTCATATTATACAAACACAGAAAATCTGTGATTAAAGCTTTAAAAGAACCGATTAAAAAGATTGGAAATCGAATTACTGCTTGTAATTTAGCTTCATCTGGACCTATCCATATTCCTCAGTGGGCAATGCGAGAAGAAATTCTGCAGAGGAAGATCTTTGTAGGTAATGTTAACAATTCTCATTTTGAAATTACTGCTGAAAAATTGTACAAATTTTTTTCCAAGTATGGGGAAATTGAGGAAGGTCCATTTGGATTTGATAAACACACTGGGGAACCTAAAGGGTATGCTTTGTTTATATATGAAACTGTTGATGGAGTAAGAAAGGCTTTAGAAGAACCTGTTAAGAATTTCAATGGACATCCGCTGTATTGCGAAATAGCAACTTGTTGTTATACTAATAAGCAGAAATTGGGTTCTTATGAGAAGCAAAAATATGGTTCTGATTCTGGTTCTACTGAAAGTTTAACTCCGAAGAGTGACTTGTATAATGCACCTAAGAGGCCTGGTGCTGGTAGGAAAAGGGTGGGGGGTTTTGGAATGAGGAACCAAAAATCTGGTCCTCGTTCTGAAAATTTAACCACGAAGAATGATGGGTATAATGCACCTATGATTCCAGGTGCTGGTAGGCGACCTAGAGTGGGAGATTTTGGAATGAAGAACCGAGTTGGTCCTGGTTCTGAAACACGACGTTATCAAGTTAGTAATTCAGGCCAGGTTGGACCTTCTGGACATGGTCATGTTATGAGACCTGCATTGGTGCGGACAGGA CGTTGTAGAATTGGGAATTTGAGACATGGGAAATTAGAGGTTATGAACATTTTCAAACACATTGTTCCTTTGAATAATGCACTCCT TCGTCTACTTGTTCCTGTTACATTTGAACCCATGTTTAAACTTCGTAGTACAGAATGCATAGGTTCGGTACTTCCCATCATTGATGCATTAAGTAAGAAGACTGAAGGTTCG GAAGAAACACACATCTGCACTATAAATGACAATTATACATTTCTGACTCCTGATATCGGTATCTTTGCTATGG GATTAGCATCAAGCACTATGGAGGCTCTGACTGTTGATTCCTTAAAGTAA